The Haloarcula halophila nucleotide sequence TGCCGTGGCTGGTCCGTCGCTGGTCCCAGGTCGGACACGTCGCAGGTGTCGCGGCGCTTGCAAGCCTCGTCGTCCGGTTGGCGACCGCAGCGGATGTCGGTACCGCCGCAGTGTCACTGGCTCTCGGTGGGCTGACTGGCACGGTCGCACTCGGCGTCACGGTTGCGGTGAACCGACGGACCGTCCCGCCGGAAATTTCCCGACCCTTCGTCCTCGTGATCGCGGTGTCGGCTGGCCTCGGACTCGTCGCGATCGCCTGTGCAGACGTCGGAATGAACGGTGGCTCGTTCGGTGCGGTCGCCGTCAGAGCGCTCCACCTCGTCGCTGTCGGTGCCTGGATCGGCGGCGCGGTCTGGCACAACGCGGTCGTGGTGCCGGCGGTGAGGAGCGACAGGCAGACCGGCGTCAGGCCGGTGGTCCAGCGGTTCAGACGGCTCGTCCCGCTGTTCGTGGCCGTGGTACTGCTCACCGGCCTCTACCAGGCGTCGACCTGGCTGGGCACCACTCTCGCTCCCTATCTGAGCACACAGGTCGGGGTGACAGTGGTGGTAAAACTGGTCGCCCTCGGTGCCCTGGTAGCACTCGTCGCACACGGGCGATACCAGCAACGACGATCACGCGGAGCGGACCACTGACACGAAGAGACCGTCCGTGCCGGTTGCCACCCGAACTGATTCGCGAAAGATTTTAGTTGAAACGGGTGACAATCCACAGACATGGTTTTAGGTAAACCTAAAAATCGCGGCAAGCAAACCGAGGCGGCTGGAAGCACCAGACGACGGTTCCTGAGGGTCGGCAGCGTCGCGGCCACGGCCGGCCTCGCGGGATGTGGCTCAGTACTCGGTGGGAGCAGTCTAGACACCCTCTCGGTCGCGTACAAGCCGATCTTCCCCTTCCTGCAGTTTCTCGTGATGGACGAACGGGAGATGCTCTCGGAGATCAGTCCGTCGGTCGAAGCGACGAACTTCGCCAATCAGGGACTGAACATCGTCACAGCGTATTCGGACGGGGACGTCGACGTCGCGTTCATCGGCATCACGCCGGCTATCCGCATGAAGCACAAGGGGGTGCCAGGGAAGGTTACGGCAGCGAACCAGACCGGCGGCTTCGCTGTCCTCACCTCGGAGGAGTTCGCCTCGCTCTACGACGAACACGGAGCCGCCGCCTTCGAGAAGTTCCGGAGTCAGCACGACCGACCGTTCAGGTTCTCCACGTTCCCCAAGGGTAGCGTCGCCTACGTGTTGCTCCGACAGTGGCTCGACGAGGAACTGGGTGTCGGCACGGGGAACGTCACGATCGAGAACATGGCCGGGCTCGGGCCGGTACGGCGGGCACTACTCTCCGGGAACGCCGACGGGACCCTGATCATGGAACCGATCCCGACGGTCCTCGAAGCCCGGGACGCCCCGTTCCGACGAATCACGCACACCGGCGAGTTCATCCCCGACTCGCCGGGCGGTATCATGTTCATGCACGACCGGGTCTGGGACGAGAACCCCGACATCGCGAGAGCGGTGCTCCGCCAGCACCGCAATGCGACAGCACTGATCAACGACCGACCCGCCGAAGCCGCGAAGTCTGTGAGCGGTGCGTTCGGCGACCGACTCTCCCGGACACTTGCCCAGCAGGCGATTCGGTCGCCGGTCTCGAACTACATCACCGATCCTCGGGCTATCGTGGGCGGGACCGAACTGTGTGTCGAACGGATGCACGCTCTCGGACAGATCTCCGAGACGGTCTCGACTGACGACATCTTCGAACCGTCACTCTACCGAGATCTGAAGACCCAGTGATGGCGACCGAGTACGACTCCCAGGACGATCCGGGTCACGACAACGGATCGACAATCTTGGCGCTCGGACCGGAGTGGAATCCGGCCCGGATCCGTCGGGGAGCGGCCGGAACGGGCGTGTTCCTCCTGCTGTGGTGGGCAGCGGCGAATAAGCAGCCGACGTACCTGCTCCCTGGTCCGGTCGAGGTCACCCAGGCGTTGTGGGGCGAACTGACCAGCGGGGCGCTGTTCGTCCATCTGGGGCAGAGCCTCGCCCACTACGTTCCCGGTGTCGTTCTCGGCGTGACCGCGGGCGCCACGCTCGGTATCGCTATGGGCTGGTGGGGGTGGCTGGACGACGTGTTGACGCCAGTAGTGCGCGTCCTCCGGCCGATCCCGCCGCTGGCGTGGATCGTGTTCGCGATCATCTGGTTCGGCCTCGGTCACACGGGCGCGGCGTTCATCGTCTTCGTCGGCGCGTTCTGGATCACCTTCTACAACGCCTACAGCGGCGTCGAGAACGTCTCGCGGGAGTTGCTTGAGGTCGCGAGCAACCTCGGCGTCGACAGCGAGTATCGACTGGTCCGGCGGGTCGTGATCCCGGACGCGACGCCCGAGCTGCTGACCGGCCTCCGGACCAGCGTCGGGCAGTGCTGGATGATGGTCATCGCCGCCGAACTGTTCGGCGCTCCCGGCGTCGGCTACGAGATCATCACGAGCGCGAACAACCTCGCGATGGAACGCAGCGTCGCATATATGCTCGCGATCAGCGCCGTCTTCCTGGCGAGCGACTGGGGCGTCCGCAGGCTCGAAGCGAGACTCCTCCGGTGGCAGGCATGACCGGGCCTGACCGCTCATCGGCGCCGGCGGTCGCGGCCGAGAGCGTCCACAAACGATACGATGCTACCGAGGGCACGGCTACGACGGCGCTCGTGGACCTGTCGTTCACCGTCGAGCCAGGCGAGTTCGTCACCGTCGTCGGGCCCTCCGGGTGTGGCAAGACGACGCTCGTTCGCCTCGTCGGTGGGCTGGAGGCCCCGACCGGCGGCCGGATACTGGTCGACGGGGAAACCGTAACCGGTCCGGACCCCGACCGTGCCATGGTGTTCCAGGAGTACGCCCTGTTCCCGTGGCTCACCGTCCGGGAGAACGTTGCCTTCGGACTCGTCGAACGGGGGATGCCTGAGGGGCCACGGTCCGAGCGCGTCCGGACGATGCTCGAACTGGTCGGACTGGAGGAGCGAGCCGACGCCTATCCTGCAGAACTGTCCGGAGGCATGAAACAACGAGCGGGACTCGCCCGGGCGCTGGCTGTCGATCCGGCGATGCTCCTGATGGACGAACCGTTCGGGAGCGTCGACGCACAGACGCGGCGTTGCCTCCAGCGTGAGTTGCTGGAGATTTGGCGTGAGATGGACAAGACCGTACTGTTCGTCACACACGACATCGACGAAGCGGTGACGCTGGCCGACCGGGTCGTCGTGATGGACGCCGACCCCGGAACCGTACAGTCGACCATCTCTATCGACCTAGAGCGACCGCGCGAGCGAACAGCCCACGAGTTCGTCGACCACGTCGCCCGCATCAGAGACGAACTCGGGAGCCCGGTCGATGAGAGATACTGACGAGGGCCACCGAGAATGCCGATAGTGAGCGCATCCATGACGGAGCGACTCCGGGACGACCTCGATACAGTTGCGGAGACACACGGTACAGCGGTCGAAGCGAAGTGATTCGCGACGTGTGGCTGTCACTCGAAACGTGCCGGGAAACGGAGTACGAGGGGAAGCGGGTATTGGCAACCGTGACCGCGGTCTTCGGGTGGGACGATCCGACGATAGAGGGACAGATGGTCGCTCTCGAACTCGTCTCGGGCGGTCTTCAATCGTTATTTTGCGATTGAAAGTGGGTTTCGGAGGTCGTGAGAGGCGACGCTGGTGAACTCCCCCCAATCCCGTGTTCTGTCGTTCGAGTTCCCGCGTTCACTCGCTCCGATCAGTTATGTCCCGGAGGATACCGACCGTTCCGTTGTACTCACAGTCCTCGGGCATCAGTCCGAGATGGTTCTCGCACAGAATCCGCTTGCCGTCCCGAGTCACTACCTCCATCTCGAAGGTATCCCACGTTTCATCACTCGTGAGGAGCGAGTCGATCAACCGTTTGCCCCGTTCGATATCCGCTCCGTCCATGATGATCGAGATATGTTCCCCGAGAAGCGTCTCCACGTCGTATCCCGTCATTTCGATGCCGGCTTCATTCACGAAGGTGAACCGACCGTCGGTATCAAGAGAGTACACCGGGTCACCCGACGCTTCGATGATCGCTTCGTACCGCTGTAAGTCGCGCTCTCGCTCCTTTCGCTCGGTTATGTCTCGAAGCACGCCGACCGACCCGTCGAACCCGTCACCCTCGTACGGAAGGACGCCCATATGATCTTCACAGTAGATTGAGTCGCCGTCTTTCGGCTGAACCTCGACTTCGAATACGAGGCTCTCCGGCCCCGTCGATGACAGAAGGCCGGCGAGGTTCCGTTCGGCGATCTCCACGTCACTTCGGTTTTTGATGAGTTCCGGTGTCCCCCCGAGAATCCGCTCTCGCTCGTATCCGACGAGACTCACGAAGGCGTCGTTGACGAATGTGAACCTGCCTTCGGA carries:
- a CDS encoding CopD family protein; this translates as MPRKPRVVLATLVVASLLGVSLTWTGTDTSPVSPVASWVAIVSLGTVLTNGLLWYWYTCMAGRRLPWLVRRWSQVGHVAGVAALASLVVRLATAADVGTAAVSLALGGLTGTVALGVTVAVNRRTVPPEISRPFVLVIAVSAGLGLVAIACADVGMNGGSFGAVAVRALHLVAVGAWIGGAVWHNAVVVPAVRSDRQTGVRPVVQRFRRLVPLFVAVVLLTGLYQASTWLGTTLAPYLSTQVGVTVVVKLVALGALVALVAHGRYQQRRSRGADH
- a CDS encoding ABC transporter substrate-binding protein, with the protein product MVLGKPKNRGKQTEAAGSTRRRFLRVGSVAATAGLAGCGSVLGGSSLDTLSVAYKPIFPFLQFLVMDEREMLSEISPSVEATNFANQGLNIVTAYSDGDVDVAFIGITPAIRMKHKGVPGKVTAANQTGGFAVLTSEEFASLYDEHGAAAFEKFRSQHDRPFRFSTFPKGSVAYVLLRQWLDEELGVGTGNVTIENMAGLGPVRRALLSGNADGTLIMEPIPTVLEARDAPFRRITHTGEFIPDSPGGIMFMHDRVWDENPDIARAVLRQHRNATALINDRPAEAAKSVSGAFGDRLSRTLAQQAIRSPVSNYITDPRAIVGGTELCVERMHALGQISETVSTDDIFEPSLYRDLKTQ
- a CDS encoding ABC transporter permease, which gives rise to MATEYDSQDDPGHDNGSTILALGPEWNPARIRRGAAGTGVFLLLWWAAANKQPTYLLPGPVEVTQALWGELTSGALFVHLGQSLAHYVPGVVLGVTAGATLGIAMGWWGWLDDVLTPVVRVLRPIPPLAWIVFAIIWFGLGHTGAAFIVFVGAFWITFYNAYSGVENVSRELLEVASNLGVDSEYRLVRRVVIPDATPELLTGLRTSVGQCWMMVIAAELFGAPGVGYEIITSANNLAMERSVAYMLAISAVFLASDWGVRRLEARLLRWQA
- a CDS encoding ABC transporter ATP-binding protein, which encodes MTGPDRSSAPAVAAESVHKRYDATEGTATTALVDLSFTVEPGEFVTVVGPSGCGKTTLVRLVGGLEAPTGGRILVDGETVTGPDPDRAMVFQEYALFPWLTVRENVAFGLVERGMPEGPRSERVRTMLELVGLEERADAYPAELSGGMKQRAGLARALAVDPAMLLMDEPFGSVDAQTRRCLQRELLEIWREMDKTVLFVTHDIDEAVTLADRVVVMDADPGTVQSTISIDLERPRERTAHEFVDHVARIRDELGSPVDERY